GGCCCAGGACTGGGCCGAGATGCTCCTGCGGATGTACCTGCGCTGGGCCGAGCGGCGCGGCTTCGATACCGAGATCATCGAGGTCTCCGAGGGCGACGTCACCGGCCTCAAATCGGCCTCGGTGAAGGTCTCCGGGGAATACGCCTACGGCTGGCTGCGCACCGAGACCGGGGTCCACCGGCTGGTGCGCAAGTCGCCCTTCGACTCCGGCAACCGGCGCCATACCTCCTTCGCCTCGGTCTTCGTCTATCCCGAGGTGGACGACACCATCGAGATCGAGGAGCCGGATCCCGGCGAGCTGCGCGTGGATACCTACCGCGCTGCCGGCGCCGGCGGGCAGCACGTCAACAAGACCGACTCCGCCGTGCGGCTGACCCACCTGCCCACCGGGATCGTGGTCCAGTGCCAGACCGAGCGCTCCCAGCACCAGAACAAGGCGCGCGCCATGGAGGGCCTGAAGGCCAAGCTCTACGAGATGGAGAAGCGCAAGCAGGACGAGGAGCGCCTGGCCCAGGAGGAATCCAAGTCGGACATCGGCTGGGGCAGCCAGATCCGCTCCTACGTCCTGGACTCCGGCCGGATCAAGGACCTGCGTACCGGCGTGGAGGTGGGCAATACCCAGGCCGTGCTCGACGGCGACCTCGACGGCTTCATCCAGGCCAGCCTCAAGCAGGGGCTCTAGCCCCGAAACCAACCACGCCCCACGAATCAACTGCGGAGTCGCCTCGACCCATGAGCCGCGAAGAGAACGAGCAGATCGCCGCCCGCCGCGCCAAGCTTGCCGAGCTGCGCGAACAGGAGGGCGCCACCTTCCCCAACGACTTCCGCCGCAACGTCATGGCCGGCGAGATCCACGCCGAGTACGAACAGACATCGGGGGAGGCGCTGGAGGCGGAGCCGGTCCGGGTGGCGATTGCCGGCCGGATGATGACCCGCCGGATCATGGGCAAGGCCAGCTTCGCCCACGTCCAGGACGAGTCCGGACAGATCCAGCTCTACGTCCAGCGGGACAGCTTGCCCGAGGGGCTCTACAACCAGCAGTTCAAGAAGTGGGACCTGGGGGACATCATCGGGGCGGAGGGGACGCTCTTCCGCACCAGGACCGGCGAGCTCACCGTCGCCGTGGACCATATTCGACTGCTCACCAAGGCCCTGCGTCCGCCGCCGGAGAAGTACCACGGCCTGGCCGACCAGGAGACCCGCTACCGCCAGCGCTACCTGGATCTCATGACCAACGAGGCCAGTCGCGCGGCCTTTCGCAAGCGCTCCGCCATCCTCCACCACATCCGCGACTTCCTGGTGGAGAACGGCTTCCTGGAGGTGGAGACGCCCATGATGCAGGTCCTGCCGGGCGGGGCGGCGGCGCGGCCCTTCGTCACCTACCACAACGCCCTGGACATGGAGCTCTACCTGCGCATCGCGCCGGAGCTCTATCTCAAGCGGCTGCTGGTGGGCGGCTTCGAGCGGGTCTTCGAGATCAACCGCAACTTCCGCAACGAGGGGCTGTCGCCGCGCCACAACCCCGAGTTCACCATGCTGGAGTTCTACGAGGCCTACGCCAACTACCACGACCTCATGGACCAGACCGAGGCGCTGCTGCGCCGCCTGGCCACGGAGGTCCACGGCGCCAGCGAGGTCACCTGGCAGGGCGAGACCTTCGACTTCGGCGCCCCCTTCGCCCGCATGACCATGGCGGAGGCGGTGGCCGCCCACGAGCCGGGGCTGGATGCGGCCGTGTTCACCGACCGCGAGGCGGCGGCAAAGGCCGCGGCCGGGTTCGGCCTCGAAGTGGGGCAGCAGTGGGGGCTGGGCAAGATCCTCACCACGATCTTCGAGGAGCGGGTGGAGCACCAGCTGCGCCAGCCCACCTTCATCACCGCCTATCCGGCGGAGGTCTCACCGCTGGCCCGGCGCAACGATGCCGACCCCTCCATCACCGACCGCTTCGAACTCTTCATCGGCGGCCGGGAGATCGCCAACGGCTTTTCCGAGCTCAACGACGCCGAGGACCAGGCGGAGCGCTTCCGCCGCCAGGTGGAGGAGAAGGAGGCCGGGGACGAGGAGGCGATGTACTTCGACCAGGACTACGTCACCGCCCTGGAGCACGGCATGCCTCCGGCGGCCGGCGAGGGGATCGGCATCGACCGCCTGGTGATGCTCTTTACCGACGCCGCCTCCATCCGCGACGTCCTGCTCTTCCCGCACATGCGGCCCCAGGTCGAGGCAGGAGCGCATGCAGAAGTCGAGAGTAGCGGCGAGTGCTGATCCTCAAGTGGATGGTTCGTAGGGCCGTCGTTCCGGATGGCGCGCAGCGCCAGTCCGGAACCCCGAGAAAAGGCCGGTAGAGGCCGTTCCGGACTCCGGTGGCCAGGCTTTCGAGGTTCCCGCCTGCGCGGGAACGACGGGGGTGCGGGAAGCCGGAAATGCCGTCGTTCCGGACTGGCGCTACGCGCCATCCGGAACGACGGCATTTCCGAAAAGGCCCCGTCAGGTGCTGGCGGCCTCGCGGGTCTCGCCGCGGGCGCGGCGAGTCCGTACGGCCTCGGCCAGTAGCCGGGCAGCGGTCACGCTGTCCTCCCAGCCCAGGCAGGCGTCGGTCACCGACTGGCCGTAGGCCATGTCGTCGCTGATCTCCTGCCTTCCGCCCTGCAGGTGACTCTCCAGCATCAGGCCGATGATCCGGTTCTCGCCCCCGGTGATCTGTCCCGCCACATCCCGGGCGACCTCCAGCTGGCGCTGGGGGTCCTTGCGCGAGTTGGCGTGGGAGCAGTCCACCATCAGCCGGGACGGGAGGCCGGCGTCATCCAGCTCGGCGGCGGCGGCCGCCACGTGCTCGGCATCGTAGTTGGGGCCGTCGTTACCGCCGCGCAGGATGATGTGGGTGTCTTCGTTACCGGCGGTGGAGAAGATGGCCGAGCGCCCCTCCCGGGTCAGGGACATGAAGTGGTGCGGATGGGCCGCCGAACGGATGGCGTCGATGGCGATCTTCAGGCTGCCGTCGGTGCCATTCTTGAAGCCCACCGGGCAGGAGAGGCCGGAGGCCAGCTCGCGGTGGACCTGACTCTCCGTGGTCCGGGCGCCGATGGCCCCCCACGCCACCAGGTCGGCGATGTACTGCGGGCTGATGAGGTCCAGGAACTCCGTGGCCGCCGGGACTCCCTTCTCCGCCAGGTCCGTGAGCAGACCGCGAGCGAGCCGCAGCCCCTTGTTGATGCGGAAGCTGCCGTCGAGATCCGGGTCATTGATGAGCCCCTTCCAGCCCACGGTGGTCCGCGGCTTCTCGAAGTAGACCCGCATCACCAGCTCGATGTCCTCGGCCAGCTCCTCCTTGAGCGCCTTGAGGCGATCGGCGTACTCCCGGGCCGCCTCGGGGTCGTGGATGGAGCAGGGCCCCATGATCACGAGCAGGCGGTCGTCCTCGCCGGTGAGGATGCGGTGGATCGCCTCCCGGGAGCCGAAGACCGTCTCCGCCGCCGCGTCGGACAGCGGCAGGCTCTGGTGCAGCTGCACCGGGGAGATGACTTCCTTGATGTTGGTAATGCGCAGGTCTTCGGTTCGGTGCGACATGGGCGTTCGGCGTTGGCGTCGGTACGAATGGGCCCATTCTAGCGCGTTTGAACGCCGATCGGGGCCGTGGCGATCGAATTTGGACTGAGTCCAAATCGAGAGTAACCCGTTCGGGCCCGTGTGCCAAGTCCGGGTAACTGTCTCGGGGCTCCGGACCGGCGCTACGCGCTATCCGGAACGACGGCACATCCGGCTTCCTGCACCCCCGTTGTTCCCGCGCATGCGGGAACCTCGAGAACGAAGCCCCCCTAAAGTTGAGTTACCGACCTGTTCTCGGGCTTCCGGGTCGGCACTGCGTGCCGCCCGGAATGACGGAGCTGGTTGTTCGTGGACAGGCCGGAATCCCGAGAGCGGAGCCCCTCAGGGATCGCGCCGCCGCAGGTCCTGTTCGAACTTGCGCCGCCAGAAGCCGGCAGGATCCTCCTGGAGGAGGGGGCCGGGGTGGTCCACCGCCTCGCGCTCGTCCTCGGCGCGGTCCTGGGCGCGGCGGACCGCCTCCTCGCGGGCATCCAGGTATTCCTGCACCAGGTCGCGGTTGATGCGGGCATCCTCGAGGTCGGGATTGCCATCCAGGGCGGTCTCCCAGGCGGCGATGGCCTCGCCGGGGCGGCCGGCCCGCAGGAGGGCATTGCCCCGGTTGTAGTGGGCACGGGGGTGGTCCACCCGGGCAAAGGCCTCGGCGGCATCCAGCCAGCGGTCGGCGCGGTAGAGCGCCATTCCCCGCCACTCCGGGTCCTCGAACAGGGCCGCGGCCTCGCGGTAGTCGCCGGCCTCGTAGGCCGCCATGGCGGCCTGGTCCGGCGTCTGCCACGGGTCGGCGGGAGCGGGCGGCGGAACGGCCAGCAGTGGGAGCAGGAGCAGCCAGCCGCGTCTTGCCCCCAGGGCGACCACCAGGGCCATCAGCACCAGCAGGGCCGTGAGGGGCGCGGCCGAGGTGCCCTCGCCGGCGATGCGGCGGTCCCGGAAGGCTCCGGGCCCACGAGGGAGGGGATCCAGGCCGGCGAGCCCGGCGGCGGCGTGGACCTCGCCGCCGACGTCACGCAGCGCCGGCGCCTCCCCGCCGTGGCCCACCCGATGGACGGCGACTCCCTGTTCAATAAGCCGTCGTGCAGCCGTTACGGCCGCCGGATCGGGCGGGGGGGCGGAGACCAGGATCACGGCGCCGTTCTCGATCCCGGTGCGTTCCAGGACGGCCCCGGCGCGCTCCAGGGCGGTGGCGAGGTCGCGGCCGGGACGGGGCATGGTATCCGGGGCGAGCCAGCGCAGCTGCCGGCGGACCAGCGCGGCATCCGGGGTCGGCGGTACCACCTCGTGGGCCGTCCCCGCGGCAACCAGCAGGCCCACCTGGGGGAGCCGCGAGGTGCGCAGCCAGTCGCGCAGGGCGGTCCGGGTCTCTTCTGACGGGGCGCCGGCAGTGGAGAGATCCAGAACCACCATGGCGGCGGAGGTGCGCTGATAGAGCGATGTAGTGCTGCCCTCCAGGCGGGGGCCGGCGAGGGCGATTACGGCCAGGAGCCAACCCGCGGCCAGGAGGCCGGCGGCCAGACGGCGGCGGTCGCGGTGTTCGCCGCCGGTGAGGTGGGCGAGGAGCCGGGGTTCGATGACGCCGCGCCACGGGGAGTCGCTGCCGCCGCGCAGGAGCCAGCCCCCCCAAAGGGCGGCCAGGGGCAGGAGCAGCCAGAGCCATTCCGGCCGGGCCAGGCTCCAGTGGGAGAGCCAGTCGCTCATGGCGTCTCCTCCCCGGGGGCGGATGTCTCGTCGGCGCCAGGGCGACGGCGCAGGGAGAGGCCCACCCACACGGCGGAGCCGAGGAGGGCGAGGCCCAGCGGGAACGGGTAGAGCGGGGTGGTTCGAACCACCCGCCGCCGGTCCGCCACCGGCTCCAGCTCGTCCACCGTGGCGAGGAGATCGGTCAGGGCGTCGGGGTCGGCGGCGGGGAAGTAGCGGCCGCCGGTGCGTTCGGCGATGCGCCGGAGCAGCGGCTCGTCCAGATCGCGCATGGGATCGATGGGTGTGCCTCCCTCTTCACTGGCCCCGATCCCGACCGTATGGATCCGCAGGCCCTTCTCCACGGCCCGGTCCAGGGCGGTGTCCACCGGGATCCCCGGGGCGGTGTGGGCGCCATCGGTGAGCAGGAGCAGGACCCGCTGGGCGCCGCTGGCGGCGTCGGCCCGGGCTGCTGCCAGGGCGATGGTCGCCCCGATATTGGTCGTCGTTCCGGCCAGGCCGACGTCCAGGCCCTCGAGCATGGCGGCCAGACCGGCGTGGTCGTGGGTCAGGGGCACCAGGGGGTAGGCGCGCCCGCCGAAGACGATGAGGCCCAGCCGGTCCCCCTCCCGGCGGGCGATGAATTCGGCCAGCCGATCCCGGGCGATGGTCAGCCGGGTGGGGCCGCGCTCGCCGCCGCCCATGTCCCGGGTAAGCATGCTTACCGAGATATCCAGTCCGATGACCAGGTTGCGCGCCGTCCCCTCCACGGTGGTGGCGGTGCGCTCCATCGCCACCGGCTGGCTCGCCGCCAGGACCACCAGGAGCCACAGGACCAGGGCCGCGAATCGCCGCCGGCGGGCCCCGCCGCCGTGCCGGGGCGGATGGCGCGACTCGTCGAAGAAGGGGACCCAGACCGCCGTGCCACTCGGGGCCGCCGGCGGCAGGAGTCGGCGGACCAGCCACGGCAGGGGCAGCAGAAGCAGGGCCCAGGGCGCGGCCAGCCCTGACGGACCCAGCCGCAGGGTCTCGAGGAGTCCGCTCATCGCCGCTTCCTCCGCCGCGCGTGGCGCAGCCACCGCTCGGCCAACCGGAAGAGGGCCTCCCGGTCATAGTCACCTGCTTCCACCGTCGGCCGGTAGGGGGCATCCAGCAGGATCCGGCCCGGACCCTCGCTGAAGGTGCGCGCCTCCAGGGTATTGTCCAGGAAGTGGAGCCACGCCAGTCCGGTCAGCCCGGCGACCTCCTCCGCGGGCGCCAGGGCGAGTGCGCGGCGCCTGAGGAGGGTGTTGAGGGCGGCCAGCTCCCGGGCACGCTGGGAGTCGTCCTCGGGGGGCTGGCGGTGGAGCCGGCGCAGGGCGCGCAGGAGTTCTCGCCGCTGTCGCCCGCGGCGCCACAGCCAGCTGGCGAGGACAAGCAGTCCCAGCGCCAGGAGGAGGCCCCCGGCGAGCCACCACCAGCCGATTGCCGGCGGCCACCAGGCGACCGGCGGCGGGGCGTGGACGTCGCGCAGGCGCGTCAGGAGTT
This region of Thiohalospira halophila DSM 15071 genomic DNA includes:
- a CDS encoding 3-deoxy-7-phosphoheptulonate synthase, coding for MSHRTEDLRITNIKEVISPVQLHQSLPLSDAAAETVFGSREAIHRILTGEDDRLLVIMGPCSIHDPEAAREYADRLKALKEELAEDIELVMRVYFEKPRTTVGWKGLINDPDLDGSFRINKGLRLARGLLTDLAEKGVPAATEFLDLISPQYIADLVAWGAIGARTTESQVHRELASGLSCPVGFKNGTDGSLKIAIDAIRSAAHPHHFMSLTREGRSAIFSTAGNEDTHIILRGGNDGPNYDAEHVAAAAAELDDAGLPSRLMVDCSHANSRKDPQRQLEVARDVAGQITGGENRIIGLMLESHLQGGRQEISDDMAYGQSVTDACLGWEDSVTAARLLAEAVRTRRARGETREAAST
- a CDS encoding VWA domain-containing protein; translated protein: MSGLLETLRLGPSGLAAPWALLLLPLPWLVRRLLPPAAPSGTAVWVPFFDESRHPPRHGGGARRRRFAALVLWLLVVLAASQPVAMERTATTVEGTARNLVIGLDISVSMLTRDMGGGERGPTRLTIARDRLAEFIARREGDRLGLIVFGGRAYPLVPLTHDHAGLAAMLEGLDVGLAGTTTNIGATIALAAARADAASGAQRVLLLLTDGAHTAPGIPVDTALDRAVEKGLRIHTVGIGASEEGGTPIDPMRDLDEPLLRRIAERTGGRYFPAADPDALTDLLATVDELEPVADRRRVVRTTPLYPFPLGLALLGSAVWVGLSLRRRPGADETSAPGEETP
- the prfB gene encoding peptide chain release factor 2 (programmed frameshift); the protein is MQELNAVYSRIRDLQGRAESLRGYLDLEGKRERLTEVDRELEEPAVWSTPDRAQELGKERARLANIVSEMDAIGGTLADAEELLEMAAAEEDQGTVDQVIADLDEREQQLERLEFQRMFSGDMDSHNAYLDIQSGSGGTEAQDWAEMLLRMYLRWAERRGFDTEIIEVSEGDVTGLKSASVKVSGEYAYGWLRTETGVHRLVRKSPFDSGNRRHTSFASVFVYPEVDDTIEIEEPDPGELRVDTYRAAGAGGQHVNKTDSAVRLTHLPTGIVVQCQTERSQHQNKARAMEGLKAKLYEMEKRKQDEERLAQEESKSDIGWGSQIRSYVLDSGRIKDLRTGVEVGNTQAVLDGDLDGFIQASLKQGL
- a CDS encoding DUF4381 family protein; protein product: MSTAELLTRLRDVHAPPPVAWWPPAIGWWWLAGGLLLALGLLVLASWLWRRGRQRRELLRALRRLHRQPPEDDSQRARELAALNTLLRRRALALAPAEEVAGLTGLAWLHFLDNTLEARTFSEGPGRILLDAPYRPTVEAGDYDREALFRLAERWLRHARRRKRR
- the lysS gene encoding lysine--tRNA ligase — its product is MSREENEQIAARRAKLAELREQEGATFPNDFRRNVMAGEIHAEYEQTSGEALEAEPVRVAIAGRMMTRRIMGKASFAHVQDESGQIQLYVQRDSLPEGLYNQQFKKWDLGDIIGAEGTLFRTRTGELTVAVDHIRLLTKALRPPPEKYHGLADQETRYRQRYLDLMTNEASRAAFRKRSAILHHIRDFLVENGFLEVETPMMQVLPGGAAARPFVTYHNALDMELYLRIAPELYLKRLLVGGFERVFEINRNFRNEGLSPRHNPEFTMLEFYEAYANYHDLMDQTEALLRRLATEVHGASEVTWQGETFDFGAPFARMTMAEAVAAHEPGLDAAVFTDREAAAKAAAGFGLEVGQQWGLGKILTTIFEERVEHQLRQPTFITAYPAEVSPLARRNDADPSITDRFELFIGGREIANGFSELNDAEDQAERFRRQVEEKEAGDEEAMYFDQDYVTALEHGMPPAAGEGIGIDRLVMLFTDAASIRDVLLFPHMRPQVEAGAHAEVESSGEC
- a CDS encoding tetratricopeptide repeat protein, yielding MSDWLSHWSLARPEWLWLLLPLAALWGGWLLRGGSDSPWRGVIEPRLLAHLTGGEHRDRRRLAAGLLAAGWLLAVIALAGPRLEGSTTSLYQRTSAAMVVLDLSTAGAPSEETRTALRDWLRTSRLPQVGLLVAAGTAHEVVPPTPDAALVRRQLRWLAPDTMPRPGRDLATALERAGAVLERTGIENGAVILVSAPPPDPAAVTAARRLIEQGVAVHRVGHGGEAPALRDVGGEVHAAAGLAGLDPLPRGPGAFRDRRIAGEGTSAAPLTALLVLMALVVALGARRGWLLLLPLLAVPPPAPADPWQTPDQAAMAAYEAGDYREAAALFEDPEWRGMALYRADRWLDAAEAFARVDHPRAHYNRGNALLRAGRPGEAIAAWETALDGNPDLEDARINRDLVQEYLDAREEAVRRAQDRAEDEREAVDHPGPLLQEDPAGFWRRKFEQDLRRRDP